From Woronichinia naegeliana WA131, the proteins below share one genomic window:
- a CDS encoding type II toxin-antitoxin system HicB family antitoxin: MRQIILYPGEDGYWIAQCPSLPPCISQGQTKQEAITNIKEAIELYLEMLQEEGRAIPDDQVETMMLAV, translated from the coding sequence ATGAGACAAATTATTCTTTACCCTGGAGAAGACGGTTATTGGATTGCCCAATGTCCTAGCCTTCCCCCCTGTATTAGCCAAGGTCAGACAAAACAAGAGGCGATCACTAACATAAAAGAAGCCATTGAACTCTATCTTGAAATGCTTCAAGAAGAAGGTCGTGCCATTCCCGATGATCAAGTTGAAACTATGATGCTTGCCGTATGA
- a CDS encoding DUF2283 domain-containing protein: MAEVNVYYDPMGNTLTVWFGDRTSEYLCEETGDEVILMKNQQGEVIGFEKLNYTVSANTNLKISLETAIIV; encoded by the coding sequence ATGGCAGAAGTAAACGTTTATTATGATCCAATGGGTAATACCCTAACCGTTTGGTTTGGCGATCGCACCTCAGAATATCTCTGTGAAGAAACAGGAGACGAAGTTATTTTAATGAAAAATCAACAAGGCGAAGTGATCGGTTTTGAAAAACTTAACTATACAGTTTCCGCAAATACTAACCTTAAAATTTCCCTAGAAACCGCGATCATAGTTTAA
- a CDS encoding type II toxin-antitoxin system HicA family toxin, with the protein MSKLPQISGKDCIKALEKAGFFVKRQKGSHMILCRDEPFAEVVIPNHKTLDKGTLRAIIRQVNLDVDEFIELLNS; encoded by the coding sequence ATGAGTAAACTTCCTCAAATTTCAGGAAAAGACTGTATCAAAGCTCTCGAAAAAGCAGGTTTCTTTGTTAAACGTCAAAAAGGCAGTCACATGATTCTGTGTCGAGATGAGCCGTTTGCAGAAGTTGTTATTCCTAATCATAAAACTCTCGATAAAGGAACCCTTCGAGCCATCATTCGACAAGTAAATTTAGACGTTGATGAATTTATTGAATTATTAAATAGCTAA